Below is a window of Rhizobium jaguaris DNA.
TCGTCGGCGCGTTGCTGGTGGCGTAGGAATAGCTGGGGTCCATGACGTTCCATGTCGCCAGTGCCGCGACCGCGAGCGCCAGCAGGAACAGCAGCGCGAAGCCGCTGAGGCCCCTCACCTGCCGCCAAACGACCACCGAAAGCGAGAAGCGGTCGGGACGACCGCCCAACGCTGCCGAATTGCTTCTGCCCATAATATCCAGCCCGTTCGTTATCGAAAGCACAAGCGAATCGGCGTCATGCCACTCACCCAGTACGTCAGGTCTACCTAATCAGAGGAGGGTTAATGGCATGTTAACCATGCGAGCGAGGCAGGCGAATCAGTGAATTTATGGGCATGACGCGAGCGGTTGCGGGCATAAAAAAGGCCCGAACCAAGGTCCGGGCCAAGAGCGGCTTATTTTTGAATAAAATAGGCCGCGACGGGATGTTCAGCAGCGCCGGGAGCTTTGTCTCGGCGCCGCAATCTCCGGATTTAGGAGCTGTGGTAAGCGGCTTCGCCATGGGAGGCGAGGTCGAGACCTTCGCGCTCGGCTTCCGGCGTTACGCGCAGGCCGACGATGATGTCGACGATCTTGTAGAGGATCGCCGAACCGATGCCGGACCACAGCAGCGTCGTCAGCACACCCTTGAACTGGGCCAGCAACTGCGTTGCGGTGCCCGGATAGGAGGCTGCGAAGTCTGCCGTCGAATAATCGACGATGCCTGCGCCGCCGAGGGCCGGGTTGACCAGGATGCCGGTCATCAGGGCGCCGAAGATACCACCGATGCAGTGTACGCCGAAGACGTCGAGGCTGTCGTCGTAGTTGAACTTGTTCTTCACGACATCGACGAAGAAGTAGCAGATCGGCGAAACCAGAATGCCGAGGACGATGGAGCCCATCGGGCCGGCATAGCCGGCAGCCGGCGTGACGGCGACGAGGCCTGCGACGGCACCCGAAGCTGCACCGAGCATCGAAGCTTTGCCACGGGCGAAGGTTTCAACAACGCACCAGGAGAGAGCCGCAGCGGCGGTCGCAACGAAGGTGTTGATCATGGCGAGCGAAGCGTAGGCATTGGCTTCAAGGTTCGAGCCGGCGTTGAAGCCAAACCAGCCGACCCACAGCAGCGATGCGCCGACCATGGTGAGCGTCATCGAATGCGGCGCCATGATCTCCTTCTTGTAGCCGGTGCGCTTGCCAAGCATGATAGCGCCGACCAGACCGGCAATACCGGCATTGATGTGAACGACCGTGCCGCCGGCGAAGTCGATGGCGCCGAAGCCGAAGACCATGCCCGACGCAGCCGTGTAAGAGCTCGGACCACCCCAGTACCAAACCATGTGGGCGATCGGGAAGTAGACGAAAGTGACCCACAGGAAGACGAAGAGCATGACGGCCGAGAACTTGATGCGCTCGGCGAAGGCGCCGACGATCAGAGCCGGCGTGATGCAGGCGAAGGTCATCTGGAAGCAGACATAGGTAAGCTCAGGAATGCCGACACCCTTTGTGAAGGTTTCAACGAGATCCTTCGAATCGGTGCTGACGCCGGCCAGGAAAGCCTTGGAGAAGCCGCCGACGAAGCTGTTCAGCGAGCCGCCGTCGGTGAAGGCGAGCGAATAGCCGTAGACGCACCAGATGATCATGACCATCGCGGTGATCATGAAGACCTGCATGAGAACGGACAGCATGTTCTTGGCGCGGACGAGGCCGCCGTAGAACAAGGCCAGGCCCGGAATGGTCATCAGAAGAACGAGAACCGTGGAGACCAGCATCCAGGTATTGTCACCCTTGTCCATGGTGATCGCCGGAGCTGCGGCAGCGGCTGCCGGAGCTGCGGCCGGTGCGGCTTGCTGCGCAAAGGCAATCGCCGGCGCGAGCAAGGCCGCAGAAAGCGAACCTACCCGTGCAAGAGTGGAGGAAAGCTTAGTAGATGTCATCGCAAATAACTCCCTGATCGGCCGTGTCTTACAGCGCTTCTGAATCGGTTTCGCCCGTACGGATGCGCACGGCATGGTCAATCGAGTAGACGAAAATTTTGCCGTCGCCGATCTGGCCAGTCTTGGCGGACGACGCGATGGCTTCGACAGCCTTGTCGACAATTTCGGATGCGACCGCGACTTCGATCTTCAGCTTCGGCAGGAAGCTGACAGCGTATTCGGTACCACGATAGATTTCGGTATGCCCCTTCTGGCGCCCGTAGCCCTTCACTTCGGTCACAGTCAGGCCCTGGATGCCGACAGCCGTGAGGGCCTCACGGACCTCATCGAGCTTGAACGGCTTGATAATGGCCATCACAATTTTCATCTGGTTTCCCATCCTTTGTTTACCCTCGGCGCGGAGCCGATCTCCTTGCCGCTGACGAGTGTTTCAGCAGCGACCGGCCATACACATTCAAGGGGCGTGCCAGATTCATGACACACTTATAACAAATTGAATTTTAAGGGATTTAAGGAAGGCAGCTAATAAAGAGGCACGCCTCGGCGCGCCAGGCGCCCAAATTAATAGCAATTTTATAAATTTGCACAGTGTTTAGGCATTTGCCTTTTTACGAATCAACCCCTCCTGCGCAACCGACGCAATCAGGACACCGGATCTCGTAAAAAGACTGCCGCGGGCCAACCCTCGCGCGCCAGAAGCACTCGGACTATCCTGGGTGTAAAGCAGCCAGTCGTCGAGCTTGAACGGCCGGTGGAACCACATGGCATGGTCGAGGCTCGCCACCTGCAGCGCCGGGTCGAAGACCGACGTGCCATGCGCATGCAGCGCCGCATCGATGAGCGTCATGTCCGAGAGATAGGCAAGCACGGCATTCTGGTAGAGCCGGTCGTCCGGTACCGGTCCCGTTAGCCGAACCCAGATATCCTGCCGCTGGCTAGGCTGCGAACGGGAGAAATAATCATCGAGAGACACCGGACGGATTTCGATGGCCCGCTTCCGTTCCCAGTAGCGGCGGACATTCTCCGGCGCGTTGGCGATATAGCGTTCCTTGATTTGCTGTTCGTCCATCAGCTCTTCCGGAGCCGGCACATCAGGCATCTCGCCCTGATGCTCGAAGCCGGGCTCATCAATCTGGAACGAAGCCGTCATCGCAAAGATCGCCTTGCCATGCTGGATTGCCAGCACGCGGCGCGTATTGAAACTCGAGCCGTCCCGCAGGCGGTCGACCTGATAGAGAATCGGCACAGTGGGATCGCCGGGAAGCATGAAATAGGCGTGCAGCGAATGCACGAAGCGATCGTCCGCCACCGTTCGCTGCGCCGCGATCAGTGCCTGGCCGATAACCTGCCCGCCGAAGACGCGCTGCCAGCCGACCTGCGGACTGTTGCCGCGAAAGAGGTTCATCTCGATCGTTTCCAGATCCAGTGTCGCGAGCGTGACTTGCATGGCGGTCCGTTTCTCGTTTTCGCGCGACATTTTGAATGAACTCCGACGGTAGGAACGGCGAATGGGATGCTCTATATAGAACAGGAAATGATAGTCGGACACGGGGAAGCGCTATGTTGGACATGCTGGTAGTGGGTGGCGGTTATGTGGGTCTTGCCGCTGCGGTCGCCGTCAAGCAGGCAGCACCCCATCTTGACGTCATGGTCATAGAGGCAGCCCCGGAAACTGCCTGGAAAAAAGATATGCGTGCTTCGGCGATCATTGCCGCCGCCACGAAGATGCTGGAGGTGTTCGGCGTCTGGGAGGAGATCAAACCCGAAGCCGAGCCGATCACCAAGATGATCGTCACCGATTCGCGCACCGGCGACCCCGTGCGCCCGGTATTTCTCACCTTCGACGGCGAAGTGGCGGAGGGCCAGCCCTTCGCTCACATGGTCCCGAACCTTGCCATGGTCGGCGCGCTGCGTGGCGCCTGCGAACGCCTCGGCATCACGATTCGCCACGGTGTCAGCGCAACGGACTTCAAGACGGGGGACGCCAACGTCGCGCTGACGCTTTCGGACGGCAGCGTGCTGGAAGCACGGCTGCTGGTCGCCTGCGACGGCGTGCGTTCCAAGCTGCGCGATATGGCTGGAATCAAGACCGTGATCTGGGACTACGGCCAGTCCGGTATCGTCGTGACGGTCGAGCATGAGCGGCCGCACAATGGCTGCGCCGAAGAACATTTCCTGCCCTCCGGCCCCTTCGCCATCCTGCCGCTGAAGAATAATCGCGCCTCGCTCGTATGGACCGAGCGCACGCCCGATGCCGACCGGCTCGTCGCCTCCGACGACCTGGTGTTCGAAGAGGAACTGGAGCGCCGTTTCGGCCATAAGCTCGGCGCGCTGCACACGGTCGGGGACCGCCGCGCCTTCCCGCTCGGCCTGACGCTTGCCCGCGCCTTTGTCGCACCGCGCTTTGCGCTCGCCGGCGACGCGGCCCACGGCATCCACCCGATCTCCGGCCAGGGGCTCAATCTCGGCTTCAAGGATGTTGCGGCGCTGGCCGAAACCGTGGTCGAAGCCGACCGCCTTGGGCTCGATATCGGCTCGATCAACATTCTCGAACGCTACCAGACTTGGCGGCGTTTCGACACCTTCCGCATGGGTGTCACGACCGACGTGCTGAACCGGCTGTTCTCCAACGACATCACGCCGGTACGCATCGCCCGCGATTTCGGTCTCGGCCTCGTCGACCGGCTGCCGCAACTCAAATCCTTCTTCATCGGCCAGGCTGCGGGCACGGCTGCCAGGGACAATCCGCGGCTTCTCGCCGGAGAGGCGATCTGAGCCCGCGAGACCGAAATGAAGCATGACTGGCCGGGCACCTCTGCCATCGGCCTAGACGACGGAAATCACCGTTAAGTCAAAACTGCCGATTCCCACAACGGAAGCGTCTTATTCGAAGTTCCGCATTTCGATGTCCATCCAGCCGCAGAATTGCCGGACCGCTCTTTATTCCGAGCGTCGCTGGTAGCGATAGGTTCCGGCCTCGACCGGCTTACATCCGGGCAGGGTCACCAACGCGCCCGACTTCGTTTCCCTTCCGGTGAGAATCGTCGGCGCGAGCACCGTCCCGAGACCGGCAACACAGGCGTGAATGGCAGCGTCGTCCGTGTCGAATGCATGGGCGAAGGAAAGGCTCGCTAGCGAAATATTGAACGTCTCGCACCAGAGCTTCCAGTCCCAGTTGCCCACACAGCATTGAAGAGCCGGTACGTCCCGAACGGCAATCTCCTGACTATTGGCATCTCTTGCCAGCAAGCTCGGAGAAATGACCGGACGGCGCAGGTCGTGAGCAAGGAATTCCCATCCCTCGGCCGTCTCGCCTGTTCGGAAATGACGGATGCTGACATCGGAGTCGAGGGCGGTGGGAAAACCTCGCGCAGAACTCGTTTCCACGCGAACGCGCACTTGCGGACAGAGAGCGCGAAAACGATCCAGTGACGGGATAAGCCAACGCAGCGCAAGCGATGTCGTCGCATGGACGCTGATTTCGTTTTCGTCGCGATAGAGGGCATCGGCCGAACGCTCGATGAGCCTGATCGCCGGCGCGACCTCCTGATAGAACCGCCGCCCCACCTCGGTGAGAGAAACCGTGTTATTTCCTCGGCGGAAGAAGCTGACCCCAAGCTCGTCCTCAAGCTTTTTGAGCTGGTGGCTCACTGCACCGGAGGTAACGCCGAGTTCAGCGCCGGCGGCTGTCAGGCTTCCGGTGCGTGCCACGATCGCGAACACCCGAACGGCGTTGAGAGAGACGCGGTGTCTTTCCTGCATGAATTTTTCTCAATATCCCCTCAAATTACTCGTTTGAGTGTCATACGGAAATCGAGCACAAGCGAAGGCGAGAAGGCTGCCAAAGCACGCGATACGATCAAACCAATATCACACCAGCACCGGAGCCATAGCACGAGTAGTCGCTGGATCAGCATTATTTTCTCTAATCTTAGCTCGCTTAGGAAAGCGTCGACCTTTCCTCAATTCGGCAGAAACCAAAAGCTACTCCTGTCCAAAGGTCTTTGATGCTTTCCTTTCCACATCGCTACCGCGAATTGATCGTGCCTTCCGCGCCAATTGTCAGGATGTCCTTCCGCTCGCCCACAGTCCGTGCCGTCG
It encodes the following:
- a CDS encoding LysR family transcriptional regulator, encoding MQERHRVSLNAVRVFAIVARTGSLTAAGAELGVTSGAVSHQLKKLEDELGVSFFRRGNNTVSLTEVGRRFYQEVAPAIRLIERSADALYRDENEISVHATTSLALRWLIPSLDRFRALCPQVRVRVETSSARGFPTALDSDVSIRHFRTGETAEGWEFLAHDLRRPVISPSLLARDANSQEIAVRDVPALQCCVGNWDWKLWCETFNISLASLSFAHAFDTDDAAIHACVAGLGTVLAPTILTGRETKSGALVTLPGCKPVEAGTYRYQRRSE
- a CDS encoding P-II family nitrogen regulator, which gives rise to MGNQMKIVMAIIKPFKLDEVREALTAVGIQGLTVTEVKGYGRQKGHTEIYRGTEYAVSFLPKLKIEVAVASEIVDKAVEAIASSAKTGQIGDGKIFVYSIDHAVRIRTGETDSEAL
- a CDS encoding ubiquinone biosynthesis hydroxylase, whose amino-acid sequence is MLDMLVVGGGYVGLAAAVAVKQAAPHLDVMVIEAAPETAWKKDMRASAIIAAATKMLEVFGVWEEIKPEAEPITKMIVTDSRTGDPVRPVFLTFDGEVAEGQPFAHMVPNLAMVGALRGACERLGITIRHGVSATDFKTGDANVALTLSDGSVLEARLLVACDGVRSKLRDMAGIKTVIWDYGQSGIVVTVEHERPHNGCAEEHFLPSGPFAILPLKNNRASLVWTERTPDADRLVASDDLVFEEELERRFGHKLGALHTVGDRRAFPLGLTLARAFVAPRFALAGDAAHGIHPISGQGLNLGFKDVAALAETVVEADRLGLDIGSINILERYQTWRRFDTFRMGVTTDVLNRLFSNDITPVRIARDFGLGLVDRLPQLKSFFIGQAAGTAARDNPRLLAGEAI
- a CDS encoding ammonium transporter, translating into MTSTKLSSTLARVGSLSAALLAPAIAFAQQAAPAAAPAAAAAAPAITMDKGDNTWMLVSTVLVLLMTIPGLALFYGGLVRAKNMLSVLMQVFMITAMVMIIWCVYGYSLAFTDGGSLNSFVGGFSKAFLAGVSTDSKDLVETFTKGVGIPELTYVCFQMTFACITPALIVGAFAERIKFSAVMLFVFLWVTFVYFPIAHMVWYWGGPSSYTAASGMVFGFGAIDFAGGTVVHINAGIAGLVGAIMLGKRTGYKKEIMAPHSMTLTMVGASLLWVGWFGFNAGSNLEANAYASLAMINTFVATAAAALSWCVVETFARGKASMLGAASGAVAGLVAVTPAAGYAGPMGSIVLGILVSPICYFFVDVVKNKFNYDDSLDVFGVHCIGGIFGALMTGILVNPALGGAGIVDYSTADFAASYPGTATQLLAQFKGVLTTLLWSGIGSAILYKIVDIIVGLRVTPEAEREGLDLASHGEAAYHSS
- the tesB gene encoding acyl-CoA thioesterase II, translated to MSRENEKRTAMQVTLATLDLETIEMNLFRGNSPQVGWQRVFGGQVIGQALIAAQRTVADDRFVHSLHAYFMLPGDPTVPILYQVDRLRDGSSFNTRRVLAIQHGKAIFAMTASFQIDEPGFEHQGEMPDVPAPEELMDEQQIKERYIANAPENVRRYWERKRAIEIRPVSLDDYFSRSQPSQRQDIWVRLTGPVPDDRLYQNAVLAYLSDMTLIDAALHAHGTSVFDPALQVASLDHAMWFHRPFKLDDWLLYTQDSPSASGARGLARGSLFTRSGVLIASVAQEGLIRKKANA